A region of Chitinophaga flava DNA encodes the following proteins:
- a CDS encoding sodium:solute symporter, translating to MSPGLLFSFVIAYFVILLIVAWYTGRGSNNESFFIGNRNSNWMLVAFGMIGTSLSGVTFVSVPGAVGKDAFTYFQITLGYFIGYITIAYVLIPLYYRLQLTSIYNYLSSRFGVLSYKTGASFFILSRTLGATARLYLVVRILQDAILSSFGVPFWVTTLIILFMILVYTYEGGVKTIVYTDTLQTTCMLAGLIICVFYILHAMDMNLGQSIAAMQEKGLTRIFEFDPDSKLFFVKQILAGAFITITMTGLDQEMMQKNISVKTLRDSKKNMVSLAFIMLIVIGLFLFLGGLLHLYGAQKGVTATGDALFPALALHHMPPVISVIFIIALISALFPSADGAMTALTSSLCIDILDMQRRTDWTEAQKKKYRQRIHLMMAFIFLLFVMVFEWVNNQSMIGVILKVATYTYGPLLGLFAFGILTKRVVNDRLVPIVCIVAPILSFLVDKYQSVLFGQFQIGLELLIINGLFTYIGLLMISKKND from the coding sequence ATGTCGCCAGGATTATTATTCTCATTTGTCATTGCCTACTTTGTCATTTTATTGATCGTTGCCTGGTATACCGGCCGGGGTTCCAACAATGAATCCTTTTTCATCGGAAACCGCAACAGTAACTGGATGCTCGTAGCATTTGGTATGATCGGTACTTCCCTGAGCGGGGTTACCTTTGTGAGTGTACCAGGGGCAGTGGGCAAAGACGCCTTTACCTATTTTCAGATCACGCTGGGGTATTTCATTGGTTATATCACCATTGCGTATGTACTGATTCCACTTTATTACCGGCTGCAGCTTACGTCTATCTACAATTACCTGAGCAGCCGTTTCGGGGTGCTTTCCTACAAAACGGGAGCCTCTTTCTTTATCCTTTCCCGCACACTGGGTGCTACTGCCCGTTTGTATCTGGTAGTACGTATTCTGCAGGATGCCATTCTTTCCAGCTTTGGGGTACCTTTCTGGGTCACCACCCTCATCATCCTTTTTATGATTCTGGTGTACACCTATGAGGGCGGCGTAAAAACGATCGTTTATACTGATACCCTGCAGACCACCTGTATGCTGGCGGGTTTGATCATCTGCGTATTTTATATTCTTCATGCTATGGACATGAACCTGGGCCAGAGTATTGCAGCCATGCAGGAAAAAGGACTGACCAGGATCTTTGAATTTGATCCCGACAGCAAGCTCTTTTTTGTGAAGCAGATACTGGCTGGTGCCTTCATTACGATTACCATGACAGGTTTAGACCAGGAAATGATGCAGAAAAACATCTCTGTAAAAACCCTGCGTGACTCCAAGAAAAACATGGTATCCCTGGCCTTTATTATGCTGATTGTTATTGGTCTGTTTCTGTTCCTGGGCGGCCTGCTCCACCTGTACGGGGCACAAAAAGGGGTGACTGCTACCGGCGATGCCCTGTTTCCGGCCCTGGCCCTGCATCATATGCCACCGGTTATTTCGGTGATCTTTATCATCGCCCTGATATCCGCCCTGTTTCCCAGTGCAGATGGTGCGATGACCGCCCTCACCTCTTCCCTCTGTATCGATATCCTCGATATGCAGCGCCGTACCGACTGGACAGAGGCCCAGAAGAAAAAATACCGTCAGCGCATTCACCTGATGATGGCCTTTATCTTCCTGTTGTTTGTGATGGTGTTTGAGTGGGTGAATAACCAGAGTATGATCGGGGTTATCCTGAAAGTGGCCACCTATACTTATGGGCCACTGCTGGGGCTGTTTGCATTTGGTATTCTCACCAAAAGGGTTGTCAACGACCGGCTGGTACCGATTGTTTGTA